GTCGACGACGAGACGGCGGGCGCGGTCCTCACGGCGCTCGACGCGATCGAGGTCGAGGGCCACGAGAGCCTGCCCGCCGGCGAGGACGTCCACGAGGCGATCGAGACGGCCGTCGTCGAGCGCGTCGGTCCCGAGGGCGGGCGGATGCACACCGCCCGCAGCCGCAACGACGAGGTGGCGACCTGCATCCGGTATCGCTTACGCGAGGACGTGCTGGCGGCGCTCGAGGCCACCCTCGTCCTGCGGGAGTCGCTCGCGGACGTCGCGGCCGAGCACGCGGAGACGGTGATGCCCGGCTACACCCACCTCCAGCCGGCCCAGCCGATCACCGTGGCACACTGGGCTCTCTCCTACGAGAGCGCGGTCCGCCGCGACACGGCGCGGCTCCTCGAGACCTACGACCGGATCGACGAGTCGCCGCTGGGCGCGGCGGCGTTTTCGGGGACGACCTTCGACGTCGACCGCGAGCGCACCGCCGAGTTACTCGGGTTCGACGGCGTGATCGAGAACTCGATGGACGCCGCCTCCGCGCGGGACTTCCTGCTCGAGACGACGGGGGCGCTGTCGACGCTCGCGACCACCCTGTCGGGACTGGCCGAGGACGTGATCCTCTTTGCGAACCGGGGATTCGTCGACCTCTCGGACGACTACGCCTCGACGTCGTCGATCATGCCCCAGAAGAAAAACCCCGACACGCTCGAACTCGTCCGCGCGGTCGCGGGCGACGCGGCGGCCGGGGTGCAGGGGCTGACGACGACGCTCAAGGGACTGCCCCGCGCGTACAACCGCGACCTCCAGCGGGCGACCCCCCACGTCTGGGAGACGGTCGACGCCGTCGTCGAGGCGACCGAGGTCGCGGCGGGCGCGGTGGCGACGGCCGAGTGGAACGAGGACGTCCTCGCGGCGGAAGCGGGCGCGGGCTTCTCGACGGCGACCGGCGTCGCCGACCTGCTGGCGGCGAACGGGTTGCCGTTCCGGACGGCCCACGAGGTGGTGGCGCTCGCGGCGGAGAAGAGCGCGGAACGCGGTTCCGCGAATAACGCGAGCGGTGACGAACCGCGAGCGAACGGCGCCGACTACGACGCCATCGAGGCGGCGGCCGAGGAGGTCCTCGGCGAACCCCTCGAGACGTACGCCGACCCCGCGGCCGTCGAGGCGGCGCTCGACCCCGCCGAGAGCGTGGCGAGCCGCGACTCGACGGGCGGGCCCGCCCCCGACGCGGTGGCAGACCAGCTCGAGGCCGCGCGGGCGACCCTCGCCGACGACCGCGAGGCGGTCGACGCGCTCCGGACGTCGCTCGAAGAGGCGAACGCGGCGCTGCGCGAGGAGGTGAACGCGTATGTCTGAACCCGTACGCGACGCGCCCCGGTGCCCGCCGGTCGTGCCGTCCGGGGGCCCGACCCCCGGGCGAGCGAGGCCGGCGCCCTCGCCGCCGCCGTCCCCTCCGGGGGACTACATACCACTTCCATGATATGGAAAACAAAATTTGCCTGAAAACGCCCTATTTGCGCCATTAGACTTGGGTATGGCACCTATATTTTAGCTGATAGATTCGAAGGATTTAAGGTCCCTCCCGGTTGAGGTGAGGGTACAATGAGCCAGTGTGTCGAGTGCGGGGCAGACCTGACCCTGCACGACGATCTGGAGGCGGGAGAGATCGTAGACTGTACGACCTGCGGTGCGGAACTGGAAGTAGTCGACGTCGAGCCGCCAGTCCTCGATCGAGCCCCGGAGCTCGAAGAGGACTGGGGTGAGTGATCTTGAAACTAGGATTACTCTACTCCCGGATCCGCAGGGACGAGAAGCTCCTGCTCGACGAACTCCGCGAGCGCGGCCACGACGTCGAGAAGATCGACGTCCGCGACCAGCGGTTCGACGTCGCCGCGGGCGGCGAGGTCTTCGCGGACCTCGACCTCGTGGTCGACCGCTGTCTGGCGACGAGCCGCAGCCTGTACGCCACGCGCTTCTGTGAGGCCTACGGCGTCCCGGTCGTCAACGGCAACGAGACCGCGGAGGTCTGTGCGGACAAGGCGAAAAACAGCCTCGCGCTCGCGGCCGCGGGCGTCCCCACGCCGGAGACGACGGTGGCGTTCACCAAGGAGAGCGCGCTCGAAGCGATCGAGTCGTTCGGCTACCCCTGCGTGCTGAAACCCGTCGTGGGCTCGTGGGGGCGGCTGATGGCGAAGATCGACTCGCGGGACGCCGCGGAGGCCATCCTCGAACACAAGGCGACGCTCGGCCACTACGAGCACAAGGTGTTCTACGTCCAGGAGTTCGTCGAGAAGCCCGGCCGCGATATCCGCGTGCTCGCGACCGACGGCGAACCGGTCGCGGCGATGGTCCGCTCGTCGGACCACTGGCTGACGAACGCCGCGAAGGGCGCCGAGACCGCCGAGTTCGAACTCGACGCCGAGGCGAAGGCGCTCGTCGAGAAAGCCAGCGACGCCGTCGGCGGCGGCCTGCTCGGGGTCGACCTCATGGAGACCGGGGACTCGTACACCGTCCACGAGGTCAACCACACCGTCGAGTTCAAGGCGCTGAACGACGCCGTCGACGCCGACGTCCCCGCCGCGGTCGTCGACTGGCTCGAAGCGAAAGCCGGCGAACCGGCGGACGAGGACGCACCGGAGGTGACCGCCTGATGGCGCCGTCGACCGTCGCGGGGGCGACCGACGCCGACGCGGGCGCGGAGACGGTCACCGCCTCGGTGGTCGGTGCCAGCGGCTTCACCGGCGGCGAACTCCTGCGGCTGCTCGCGGGCCACCCGAACTTCGAGATCCAGCAGGCGACCAGCCGCTCGTACGCGGGCAAGAGCGTCGGGTCGAAGCACCCGCCGCTGCGGGGGAGCGAACTGCGCTTTGGCGACCCCGCGGACCTCGACTCGGTCGACGTCCTGTTCGCGGCGACGCCCCACGGCGTCTCGATGGACCGGATCGACGAGTTCTTCGAGGTCGCGGACACGGTGGTCGACCTCTCGGCGGACTTCCGCCTCGACACCGAGGAACAGTACGACGAGTGGTACGACGGCCACGCGGCGCCCGAGTACCTCCGACGGGCCGAGTACGCCCTCCCCGAGATCAACCGGGAGAACCTCCCCGGCGCCGAGTTGATCGCCGGCGGCGGCTGTAACGCCACGGCGACGATTCTCGGGCTCTCTCCTCTCTTCGAGAGCGGCCTGCTGGAGGGCGGCGAGCAAATCGTCGTCGACGTGAAAGTCGGCTCCTCGGAGGGCGGCGCGGGCGGCGGCGAGGCCTCCTCGCATCCGGAACGGTCGGGCGTCGTCCGACCCTACGCGCCGACGGGTCACCGCCACGAGGCCGAGATCGAACAGTTCCTCGGGACGAGCGTGGCCTTTACCTGCCACGCCGTCGACATGGTTCGCGGCGCGAGCGCGACGAGCCACGTCTTCCCGTCCGCGCCCGTCTCGAAGGCCGACCTCTGGAAGGCTTACCGCGGCGCCTACGAGGACGAGCCGTTCGTCCGCATGGCCGCCGGCGGCTCCGGCGTCTACCGCTACCCCGAACCCAAGGCGGTCGCGGGGACGAACTACGCCGAGGTCGGCTTCGAACTCGACCCCGCGAACGAGCGCGTCGTGGTCTTCTCGGCCATCGACAACGTGATGAAGGGCTCGGCCGGGCAGGCCGTCCACGCGGCCAATATCGCGCTCGGCTTCGAAGAGACCGCCGGACTCGAGTTCGCGGGGCTACACCCCGTGGGGGCGCCCTGACGTGACGACCGTCGTCAAGATCGGCGGCGCCCGCGCGGTCGACCCCGCCGGCGCGCTCGCCGACGTGGCCCACCTGACCGCCAACGGCGAGGAGGTGGTCGTCGTCCACGGTGGCTCGACGGCCGTCGACGAGACGCTCGAGGAACTCGGCGAGGAGCCGACGTACGTCGAGACGCCCGACGGCGTCGTCGGGCGCTTCACCGACGAGCGCACGATGGAGGTCTTCGAGATGGTGATGCCCGGCAAACTCAACACCGACCTCGTCTGTGCCCTCCAGAACGAGGGCGTCGACGCCGTCGGGCTGTCGGGCACCGACGGCAAACTGCTCTCGGGCCCGCGCAAGTCCGCCGTGCGCGTGCTGGAGGACGGCAAGAAGAAGATCAAGCGCGGCGACCACTCGGGGCGGATCGAGTCCGTCAACGCCGACCTGCTCGAAACGCTGCTTTCGGGCGGTTACGTCCCCGTCGTCACCGTTCCGATGCTCGGCGAGGAGCGCGACGGCGGCTACACCGCCGTCAACGCCGACGCCGACCGCGCGGCCGCGGCCGTCGCGGGCGCGCTCGGGGCCGACCTCGTCTTGCTGACCGACGTCGCGGGCGTCTACGAGGACCCCGACGACGCGTCGACGCGGATCGACGCGGCGACGACCGAGGCCGAGTTCGAGGCCGTGAAGGCCGCCGCCGAGGGGTTCATGACGAAGAAGGTGATGGCCGCCACGGAGGCGCTGTCCGGCGGCGCCGCGTCGGTCGTCGTCGCGGACGCGAACGCGAACGACCCCGTGCTCAACGCGCTCGGCGGGCACGGGACGACGATCGAACCCGGGGCCCTCGGCCTCGAAGCCGAGGCGGACGAATTCGAGGTGACGGAGGCGTGAGCGGCGCCGGGAGCGGCTTCGTCTTCTCGGAGAAGCCCATCTCTATCGCCTCGGGGGAGGGCGTCTCCCTGACCGCCGAGGACGGCACCGACTACCTCGACTTCGGAGCCAGTTACGCCTGCACGCCGGCGGGCCACTGCCACCCCGACGTGGTCGAGGCGGTCCGCGAGCAGGCCGCCGACCTGCTCTACGTGCAGGGTTCGTACCCGGTCGAGGCGCGGACGGACCTCCGCGCGAAACTGGGCGCGCTCGCGCCGGGCGACCTCGGGAACGTCTGGCTCTGCAACTCGGGGACCGAGGCGAACGAGGCGGCGCTGAAGTTCGCCCGCAGCGCGACGGGGAAGACGAAAATCGTCGCCGCGAAGCGCGCGTTCCACGGCCGCACCGCCGGGACGCTCTCGGCGACGTGGAAACCCAAGTACAAGACGCCGTTCGAACCGCTGCTGGAGGACGTCGAGTTCGTCGCGTACGGCGACGCGGACGAACTCGCCGCGGCGGTCGACGCCGACACCGCGGCGGTGATCCTCGAACCCGTCCAGGGCGAGGGTGGCGTCCACGTCGCGCCCGAGGGCTACCTCGAAGCGGCCCGCGACCTGACCGAGGAGGCCGGCGCGGCGCTGATCTTCGACGAGATCCAGACCGGCCTCGGCCGCACGGGGTCGCTGTGGGCCTGCGAGAACGAGGCCGTCGCCGGCGACGGCGTCGTCCCCGACGTCCTGACGACGGCGAAGGGCCTCGCCAGCGGCCTCCCGCTCGGTGCGACGATCTGTGCCGACTGGATCGCCGAGGACGCCGGCCCGCACGGCTCGACGTTCTCCGGCAACCCCGTCGTCTGCGCCGCGGCGAACGCAACCCTCGACGTGCTCGTCGAGGAGGACCTCGCGGCCAACGCGGCCGCCGTCGGCGACTACCTGACGGCGGGGCTCGCGGCGAGTGACCTCCCGCTCCGGGACGTCCGCGGCGAGGGGCTGTTGCTCGGGATCGAGGTGAAACGCGGGGCCAACCGCGTCCTGCGGGACCTCGCGCTCGACCACCGGGTGCTGGCGCTGCCCGCCGGCCGGACCGTCGTCCGCCTGCTCCCGCCGCTGATCGTCGAGGAGGGCCACGCGGACGAACTGCTCGAGGCGCTGACGGACGTCCTCGCGCCGACGGCCGAACCATGAGCGCGAACGCGACCTCGACCCCCGAGGTCTCGCGCGAGGAGGCCCGCGACCTGCTGGTCGACCTCGTCTCGATCCCGTCGCCGTCCGGCGACGAGGCGGAGGCCGCCGAGCGACTGGTGGACTTCGTCCGGGCCCACGGCCGCGAGGCGTGGCTCGACGAGGTCGGCAACGTCCGGGCCCCCGCGGACGACGCCGTGTTGCTCACCTCGCACGTCGACACGGTTCCGGGCGAGATTCCGGTCGCCGTCGAACCGGCCGACGCCGACGACCCCGTCGCCGCCGAGGGCGCGGACGTCCTCCGGGGCCGCGGCAGCGTCGACGCGACGGGGCCGCTCGCGGCGATGGCCGCCGCGGCGGTAAACGCCGGCGTCTCGTTCGTCGGCGTCGTCGGCGAGGAGACCGACTCGCGGGGCGCGCGCCACCTCGTCGCGGACCGCGACCCCCCCGAGGCGGTCGTCAACGGCGAGCCCTCGGGCGCCGACGGCATCACCCTCGGCTACCGGGGCTTTCTCGCCGGCACCTACGTCGCGACCAGCGAGTCGGGCCACACCTCCCGGCCCGACCCGAACGCCGTCCAGCACGCGATCCGCTGGTGGTCGCGCGTGGAGAAGGCGTTCGAGGACGGCGTCGTTCCGGAGGAACGACGAGACGGAGACGGCGACGCCGGCGAAGCGCCCGTCTTCGAGCAAGTGACCGCGAAGCCGGTCGCCGTCGACGGCGGGGTCAGCGACGACGGCCTCTCCGTCGAGGCGACGATGGACGTCCAGTTGCGCGTCCCGCCCGCGCTCGACGTCGAGACGGTCCGGGAGACGACCGAGGCCCACCTCGACGTCGGCACCGTCTCGTGGGCCGACCCGATCCCGCCGGTCATGCAGAGCCCGCGGACCGACCTCGCGCGGGCGTTCCGCGTCGCAATCAGGGCGGAAGACGGGGAGCCCCGCCTGCTGCGCAAGACCGGCACCAGCGACATGAACCTCTACGCCGACGCCTGGGACTGTCCGATGGTCACCTACGGCCCCGGCGACTCCGACCTCGACCACGCCCCCGACGAGCGCCTCCCGCTCGCGGAGTTCGACCGCTCGGTCGCGGTCCTCGAACGCGTCGCCCGGACGCTCCGGGACGACGCGGCCTGACGGCCGACCCCCGCGTCGGCCGTTCGAACGCCGCTTAACCGTGAATTAACGGATTCCGTGACTGCTTTCGGTACTGTTACGCAGACGATAGTTATACCGCGATCCGCGCTATCCGACCGCGGAGCATGTCACTGAGACTACTGCTCGCCGTGCTGTTGCTGGTCGGGGGACCGGCGCTGCTGGTCGTCGTTTACCTGGTGTGAGTGGGCGCGACGGGGGAAGAGCCGGCAAGCGACGGGCG
The Salinilacihabitans rarus DNA segment above includes these coding regions:
- a CDS encoding aspartate aminotransferase family protein; translated protein: MSGAGSGFVFSEKPISIASGEGVSLTAEDGTDYLDFGASYACTPAGHCHPDVVEAVREQAADLLYVQGSYPVEARTDLRAKLGALAPGDLGNVWLCNSGTEANEAALKFARSATGKTKIVAAKRAFHGRTAGTLSATWKPKYKTPFEPLLEDVEFVAYGDADELAAAVDADTAAVILEPVQGEGGVHVAPEGYLEAARDLTEEAGAALIFDEIQTGLGRTGSLWACENEAVAGDGVVPDVLTTAKGLASGLPLGATICADWIAEDAGPHGSTFSGNPVVCAAANATLDVLVEEDLAANAAAVGDYLTAGLAASDLPLRDVRGEGLLLGIEVKRGANRVLRDLALDHRVLALPAGRTVVRLLPPLIVEEGHADELLEALTDVLAPTAEP
- the lysX gene encoding lysine biosynthesis protein LysX, translating into MILKLGLLYSRIRRDEKLLLDELRERGHDVEKIDVRDQRFDVAAGGEVFADLDLVVDRCLATSRSLYATRFCEAYGVPVVNGNETAEVCADKAKNSLALAAAGVPTPETTVAFTKESALEAIESFGYPCVLKPVVGSWGRLMAKIDSRDAAEAILEHKATLGHYEHKVFYVQEFVEKPGRDIRVLATDGEPVAAMVRSSDHWLTNAAKGAETAEFELDAEAKALVEKASDAVGGGLLGVDLMETGDSYTVHEVNHTVEFKALNDAVDADVPAAVVDWLEAKAGEPADEDAPEVTA
- a CDS encoding [LysW]-lysine hydrolase; amino-acid sequence: MSANATSTPEVSREEARDLLVDLVSIPSPSGDEAEAAERLVDFVRAHGREAWLDEVGNVRAPADDAVLLTSHVDTVPGEIPVAVEPADADDPVAAEGADVLRGRGSVDATGPLAAMAAAAVNAGVSFVGVVGEETDSRGARHLVADRDPPEAVVNGEPSGADGITLGYRGFLAGTYVATSESGHTSRPDPNAVQHAIRWWSRVEKAFEDGVVPEERRDGDGDAGEAPVFEQVTAKPVAVDGGVSDDGLSVEATMDVQLRVPPALDVETVRETTEAHLDVGTVSWADPIPPVMQSPRTDLARAFRVAIRAEDGEPRLLRKTGTSDMNLYADAWDCPMVTYGPGDSDLDHAPDERLPLAEFDRSVAVLERVARTLRDDAA
- the argH gene encoding argininosuccinate lyase, coding for MTDEGDESVIRRDRFSGGPARGFLSSLAADERIFAADLAVDRAHVVMLAECGIVDDETAGAVLTALDAIEVEGHESLPAGEDVHEAIETAVVERVGPEGGRMHTARSRNDEVATCIRYRLREDVLAALEATLVLRESLADVAAEHAETVMPGYTHLQPAQPITVAHWALSYESAVRRDTARLLETYDRIDESPLGAAAFSGTTFDVDRERTAELLGFDGVIENSMDAASARDFLLETTGALSTLATTLSGLAEDVILFANRGFVDLSDDYASTSSIMPQKKNPDTLELVRAVAGDAAAGVQGLTTTLKGLPRAYNRDLQRATPHVWETVDAVVEATEVAAGAVATAEWNEDVLAAEAGAGFSTATGVADLLAANGLPFRTAHEVVALAAEKSAERGSANNASGDEPRANGADYDAIEAAAEEVLGEPLETYADPAAVEAALDPAESVASRDSTGGPAPDAVADQLEAARATLADDREAVDALRTSLEEANAALREEVNAYV
- a CDS encoding acetylglutamate/acetylaminoadipate kinase, whose protein sequence is MTTVVKIGGARAVDPAGALADVAHLTANGEEVVVVHGGSTAVDETLEELGEEPTYVETPDGVVGRFTDERTMEVFEMVMPGKLNTDLVCALQNEGVDAVGLSGTDGKLLSGPRKSAVRVLEDGKKKIKRGDHSGRIESVNADLLETLLSGGYVPVVTVPMLGEERDGGYTAVNADADRAAAAVAGALGADLVLLTDVAGVYEDPDDASTRIDAATTEAEFEAVKAAAEGFMTKKVMAATEALSGGAASVVVADANANDPVLNALGGHGTTIEPGALGLEAEADEFEVTEA
- the argC gene encoding N-acetyl-gamma-glutamyl-phosphate reductase; protein product: MAPSTVAGATDADAGAETVTASVVGASGFTGGELLRLLAGHPNFEIQQATSRSYAGKSVGSKHPPLRGSELRFGDPADLDSVDVLFAATPHGVSMDRIDEFFEVADTVVDLSADFRLDTEEQYDEWYDGHAAPEYLRRAEYALPEINRENLPGAELIAGGGCNATATILGLSPLFESGLLEGGEQIVVDVKVGSSEGGAGGGEASSHPERSGVVRPYAPTGHRHEAEIEQFLGTSVAFTCHAVDMVRGASATSHVFPSAPVSKADLWKAYRGAYEDEPFVRMAAGGSGVYRYPEPKAVAGTNYAEVGFELDPANERVVVFSAIDNVMKGSAGQAVHAANIALGFEETAGLEFAGLHPVGAP
- the lysW gene encoding lysine biosynthesis protein LysW; translated protein: MSQCVECGADLTLHDDLEAGEIVDCTTCGAELEVVDVEPPVLDRAPELEEDWGE